In the genome of Oncorhynchus clarkii lewisi isolate Uvic-CL-2024 chromosome 22, UVic_Ocla_1.0, whole genome shotgun sequence, one region contains:
- the LOC139380752 gene encoding A-kinase anchor protein 11 isoform X2 has protein sequence MDACARIRGVPLRTRASIRKETVRDSGPQCLKSLLRSRKELCSMGLELQTRDSPRLTEINFVCLPGLSEGEDLTLQALSSLPGDLAELLRSPHVTSLRNEEVLLLKDSRKPADRRDSTTQQCSLKAVCVVRHSSSPSQAIVGVLVGLLGRYAAGVRYALELQALHRGTAEPCQPEDDDTNQSVSSIEDDFVTALEHLEEEATGENNNADDSYLHGNHRDVASQTVPAHKRDKVLSGSRIIISSSHRMSSTNRRPPPEVSVTVQCSRREDSQWTLCSPRARLPSPTRPVSESEESDGSSPSPIIFLDEVGYQKSLKATLDIPQIPGGPTDRVEDSDSEVSEFFDSFDQFDDLDELSSESCTLTLPLDPTSSVIITGPDQKKKYSGTGKSGSKKVSRSCSTMNPHRFDQRTLPANVKKPTPLRSPLPLGSPYGSPDSPRPARTSCEEGGGPLFSPVSSSAFSPLGDGALDYFWKTEGDGGDESELKKPQDLCSLYKTYSDFASSLSKEILGSVCGYQSPVNLNDNKNLSCVCHKEFQNQSGHVMKLSEIQETVTVSKIQQKPQSLKDGIQRFATDLVEMSLGSALRDLQKGVSSCTTTLCHLAARLTSSVFQMAFQEIGMRRAYVLKERAINGLAGFLVGEAVSGALKDFLTVKKQMFNSTVTQFAADLAEELVYEGMMEVCQFSHPSTPLTPSDWSFSVGEEDDEEVVSSYASDLSESVLQEAFIELSQADVAFTTQAAISVSLDNTFNVSTDETHTTCSTAADHQPNPPEEGPSPSGEDGCTVKKALFCVSGMASCVPVPQAGQALFHDSEEICQCKISLAHTSQTSPKRSCSSESRMVTTAASDATAATQTDLLPKTPFHNLSGNMVDMIVSEACELMTATKMKKKVEDCADFLSKAIVGRGPPSRQEGTVTDQTSHSSLHPHSQNPGRVTCESGSRSSRAVSETRPVMMKDTLEIPGLEMDGREGRKMASGEEMVPGTGCKSSGTPGTPPSTPQHPNKVSQEKQIKQFSKKLKGKLAKEFSPATPPPTPHYQPGPEPKESPSEMDKADFMLKLMRSLSEEADGNEEDEGGVEGLNSGTETGNCPQPELNLLVGGHKMADKGALHYAERLACHIVSMATEMGTLGGVEDRGRRTVEERRDSVAQFSEQTLNTLWIYAGEVAGEVISDVKRIMGSGQCRQRSVKRASQDWSGECPHHHNQLQPSEHSRGCRVGHLAEQWSGDLLSSVLHPSISTSTASSGLSSDYPSCESVTDEYAGYLIRLLKKEGGSRELVLDQYASRLAYRSIKLGLAHAARNMKKRPSSSRHHSSRRLHQDGCRGPNAELSVPMDEAGRVGSPSSDSDDGSQREYMELVNFAELLAYNITCDVTRKLCVSSDRLPKSLTDSCLYQKFKLEDMAENLIRNSFSCPLLANEGKGRQYHSTGCLDDGGYSSGVMQVMEHYARKIVDDTLEMGLASAGHPAQQGPDRHAHSERPSEGGAVGSVLGETTCRYCQVIECPFCSWPSRQYILGAGAGQRRRPDGEVGVCGLEIPEIHIDLDRRAVFAEEIVTTAMEGAKRELSNTSLNADSGIGHDGPSFAESLTAEIMTSALSNACQTANLSSPGREATESTVSQQLSLSVGDDSLGSWSNLSFEDEHPDETSSFLHLSDSDCTEDKELETKDESCGSVRVDRGQAQAQRLLLVVNSELREITSDPQHMTFDPQLRSMLQWAAASIADLPMVQLGHSDSWDLQQLPAVVQRLKEREWRVGELLQALLRYCEETFTPPQSEPREETPQAGRALHHTPLFQWLLEHA, from the exons ATGGACGCCTGTGCCCGTATCCGAGGAGTTCCTCTCAGGACCAGAGCCTCCATCAGGAAAGAG ACGGTGCGTGACAGTGGGCCTCAGTGTTTGAAGAGCCTTCTGAGGAGCAGGAAGGAGCTGTGCAGCATGGGACTGGAGCTACAGACCAGAGACTCACCACGCCTGACTGAG ATCAATTTTGTGTGTTTGCCTGGCCTCTCTGAAGGGGAGGATCTAACTCTACAG GCCCTGTCGTCTCTCCCAGGGGACCTGGCGGAGCTCCTGAGGTCTCCCCACGTTACCAGCCTGAGGAACgaagaggtgctgctgctgaAGGACAGCAGGAAACCAGCCGACAGGAGGGACTCTACTACACAG cagtgcTCGCTAAAGGCGGTGTGTGTTGTAAGGCACAGCTCCAGCCCGAGTCAGGCCATTGTTGGTGTGTTGGTGGGCCTGCTGGGGCGTTATGCTGCGGGGGTCCGTTATGCCCTGGAGCTCCAGGCCCTCCACAGGGGCACGGCAGAACCCTGCCAGCCCGAGGACGATGACACCAACCAGTCTGTGTCTTCCATCGAAGATGACTTTGTCACTGCTCTGGAACACCTAGAAGAGGAGGCCACTGGAGAGAATAACAACG ccGATGACTCTTATCTCCATGGAAACCACCGTGATGTGGCCTCCCAGACAGTCCCTGCCCACAAGAGAGACAAGGTCCTATCAGGCTCCAGGATCATAATCAGCTCTTCCCACAGGATGTCCTCAACCAATCGTAGGCCTCCTCCAGAGGTGTCCGTTACCGTACAGTGCTCCAGAAGGGAAGATTCCCAGTGGACCCTCTGCAGCCCTAGAGCCCGGCTCCCCTCCCCCACACGTCCTGTCAGCGAATCAGAGGAGTCGGACGGGTCCAGCCCTAGTCCAATCATTTTTCTAGATGAGGTTGGCTACCAGAAAAGTCTCAAAGCGACACTGGACATCCCTCAGATCCCCGGGGGGCCGACGGACAGGGTGGAGGACTCTGACTCTGAGGTCAGCGAGTTCTTCGACAGCTTTGACCAGTTTGACGACCTAGACGAGCTGAGCTCAGAGAGCTGTACACTCACCTTGCCTTTAGACCCGACTTCCTCTGTTATCATTACCGGCCCAGACCAGAAGAAGAAGTACTCTGGTACTGGCAAGTCAGGGTCCAAGAAAGTGTCCCGAAGCTGTTCCACCATGAACCCTCACCGGTTTGACCAGCGCACCCTCCCTGCGAATGTGAAGAAGCCCACCCCACTCAGAAGTCCCCTCCCCCTTGGCTCTCCATATGGATCCCCTGACTCCCCCCGGCCGGCCCGGACCTCCTGTGAGGAAGGTGGAGGTCCTCTGTTCAGCCCCGTTAGCTCCTCAGCCTTCAGCCCACTCGGAGATGGAGCTCTGGATTACTtctggaagacagagggagatggaggagatgagTCAGAGCTAAAGAAACCCCAGGACCTGTGTTCCCTCTACAAGACTTACTCAGACTTTGCCAGCAGTCTGTCCAAGGAGATCCTGGGCTCCGTGTGTGGATACCAGTCTCCCGTGAACCTCAACGACAACAAGAACCTGAGCTGTGTCTGTCACAAGGAGTTCCAGAACCAGTCTGGACACGTCATGAAGCTGTCTGAGATCCAGGAGACGGTGACTGTCTCCAAGATTCAGCAGAAGCCCCAGTCTCTGAAGGACGGCATCCAGAGGTTCGCTACAGACTTGGTAGAGATGAGTCTGGGCAGCGCTCTGAGAGACCTGCAGAAGGGAGTGTCCTCTTGCACCACCACCCTCTGCCACCTGGCTGCCAGACTCACCTCGTCTGTCTTCCAGATGGCCTTCCAGGAGATCGGCATGCGCCGCGCCTACGTCCTGAAGGAACGGGCCATCAACGGGCTGGCTGGGTTCTTGGTGGGAGAGGCAGTGTCGGGCGCTCTGAAGGACTTCCTGACCGTGAAGAAGCAGATGTTCAACAGCACCGTGACTCAGTTTGCCGCCGACCTGGCGGAGGAGCTAGTGTATGAGGGGATGATGGAAGTGTGTCAGTTctcccacccctccacccccctcaccCCCAGTGACTGGTCCTTCAGCGTGGGGGAGGAGGACGATGAGGAGGTGGTGTCCTCCTATGCCTCGGACCTCTCTGAGTCTGTCCTCCAGGAGGCCTTCATCGAACTGTCCCAGGCTGACGTGGCCTTCACCACCCAAGCAGCCATCAGTGTCTCTCTGGACAACACATTCAACGTCAGCACTGACGAAACACACACTACCTGCAGTACTGCTGCTGACCACCAGCCTAACCCTCCCGAGGAAGGCCCAAGTCCATCAGGGGAGGATGGCTGTACTGTGAAGAAGGCTCTGTTCTGTGTGTCTGGGATGGCCAGCTGTGTACCTGTCCCCCAGGCAGGCCAGGCCCTCTTCCACGACTCAGAAGAGATCTGCCAGTGTAAGATCAGCCTGGCCCACACCTCCCAGACCAGCCCCAAGAGGAGCTGCAGCTCAGAGAGCAGAATGGTGACCACAGCCGCCTCTGATGCTACTGCTGCCACACAGACTGACCTGCTGCCAAAGACCCCCTTTCACAACTTATCTGGCAACATGGTGGATATGATAGTGAGTGAAGCGTGTGAGCTGATGACTGCCACAAAGATGAAGAAGAAGGTGGAGGACTGTGCTGACTTCCTTTCTAAAGCCATTGTTGGTCGGGGACCTCCATCCAGACAGGAGGGTACTGTCACTGACCagacctcccactcctctctccaccctcattCTCAGAACCCAGGGAGAGTGACCTGTGAGTCAGGCTCCAGGTCCAGCAGAGCTGTCTCAGAGACCCGGCCTGTGATGATGAAGGATACTTTAGAGATTCCAGGGTTGGAGATGGACGGCCGGGAAGGCAGGAAGATGGCCTCCGGTGAGGAGATGGTTCCCGGCACTGGTTGCAAGTCCAGCGGGACCCCTGGGAcgcccccctccaccccccagcaTCCCAACAAGGTGTCCCAGGAGAAGCAGATCAAGCAGTTTTCCAAGAAGCTGAAAGGCAAACTGGCCAAGGAGTTCTCTCCcgccacccctcctcccaccccaCACTACCAGCCAGGGCCTGAGCCCAAAGAGTCTCCCTCTGAGATGGACAAGGCTGACTTCATGCTCAAACTGATGAGGTCTCTGTCTGAGGAGGCAGACGGGAACGAGGAAGACGAGGGTGGAGTAGAAGGGCTTAACTCTGGAACCGAGACAGGAAACTGTCCACAGCCAGAACTCAACCTATTGGTTGGAGGACACAAGATGGCCGACAAGGGAGCCCTCCATTATGCAGAGCGCCTGGCGTGCCACATCGTCTCCATGGCGACAGAGATGGGCACTCTGGGAGGAGTGGAGGATAGAGGTAGGAGGacggtggaggagagaagagacagcgtGGCCCAGTTCTCGGAGCAGACCCTTAACACGCTGTGGATCTACGCTGGCGAGGTGGCAGGAGAGGTGATCAGTGACGTGAAGAGGATAATGGGGTCAGGACAGTGTCGTCAAAGATCAGTCAAACGAGCCAGCCAGGACTGGTCAGGGGAATGCCCTCACCACCACAACCAACTCCAGCCCAGTGAACACAGCAGGGGCTGCAGAGTGGGTCATCTGGCTGAACAGTGGTCTGgtgacctcctctcctctgtcctccacccgTCAATTTCCACATCTACTGCCAGCTCTGGCCTGTCCTCTGACTACCCCAGCTGTGAAAGTGTGACAGATGAGTATGCTGGATACCTCATCAGGCTGCTGAAGAAAGAGGGAGGCAGCAGGGAGCTGGTCCTGGATCAGTATGCCAGCCGTCTGGCCTATCGCTCCATCAAACTGGGCCTGGCCCATGCTGCCCGCAACATGAAGAAGAGACCCTCCTCCTCcaggcaccactcctccaggagGCTCCACCAGGATGGCTGCAGGGGGCCCAACGCTGAGCTGTCTGTACCCATGGACGAAGCAGGGAGAGTGGGATCTCCTTCCAGCGACTCTGATGATGGGAGCCAGAGGGAGTACATGGAGCTGGTGAACTTCGCAGAGTTGTTGGCGTACAACATCACCTGTGACGTCACACGCAAACTCTGTGTGTCGTCAGACCGACTACCCAAGTCCCTGACTGACTCGTGTCTGTATCAGAAATTCAAGCTGGAGGACATGGCAGAGAACCTGATCAGGAACTCCTTTTCATGCCCCCTGCTGGCCAACGAGGGAAAGGGCAGGCAGTAccacagcacaggctgcctggACGACGGAGGCTACAGCAGTGGAGTCATGCAG GTCATGGAGCACTATGCCAGGAAGATAGTGGACGACACGCTGGAGATGGGCCTGGCCTCGGCCGGACACCCAGCCCAACAGGGTCCAGACAGACACGCCCACTCTGAGAGACCGTCTGAGGGGGGAGCAGTGGGCTCTGTGCTGGGGGAGACAACCTGCCGATACTGCCAG GTCATCGAGTGTCCGTTCTGCTCGTGGCCTAGCAGGCAGTACATCCTTGGGGCAGGAGCAGGCCAGAGGAGGAGGCCAGACGGGGAGGTGGGGGTGTGTGGCCTGGAGATCCCTGAGATCCACATCGATCTGGACCGCAGGGCAGTGTTCGCAGAGGAGATCGTCACTACGGCAATGGAGGGGGCGAAACGAGAGCTGAGCAACACCAGCCTGAATGCTGACAGCGGGATCGGACACGACGGGCCAAGCTTTGCCGAGAGTCTGACCGCAGAGATCATGACGTCCGCGCTGTCCAACGCATGCCAGACTGCCAACCTCAG CTCTCCAGGCAGGGAGGCCACAGAGTCCACCGTGTCCCAGCAGCTCAGTCTGAGTGTGGGAGATGACAGTCTGGGCAGCTGGTCCAACCTTAGCTTTGAGGACGAGCACCCCGACGAGACCAGCAGCTTCCTGCACCTCAGCGACAG
- the LOC139380752 gene encoding A-kinase anchor protein 11 isoform X1 codes for MDACARIRGVPLRTRASIRKETVRDSGPQCLKSLLRSRKELCSMGLELQTRDSPRLTEINFVCLPGLSEGEDLTLQALSSLPGDLAELLRSPHVTSLRNEEVLLLKDSRKPADRRDSTTQQCSLKAVCVVRHSSSPSQAIVGVLVGLLGRYAAGVRYALELQALHRGTAEPCQPEDDDTNQSVSSIEDDFVTALEHLEEEATGENNNADDSYLHGNHRDVASQTVPAHKRDKVLSGSRIIISSSHRMSSTNRRPPPEVSVTVQCSRREDSQWTLCSPRARLPSPTRPVSESEESDGSSPSPIIFLDEVGYQKSLKATLDIPQIPGGPTDRVEDSDSEVSEFFDSFDQFDDLDELSSESCTLTLPLDPTSSVIITGPDQKKKYSGTGKSGSKKVSRSCSTMNPHRFDQRTLPANVKKPTPLRSPLPLGSPYGSPDSPRPARTSCEEGGGPLFSPVSSSAFSPLGDGALDYFWKTEGDGGDESELKKPQDLCSLYKTYSDFASSLSKEILGSVCGYQSPVNLNDNKNLSCVCHKEFQNQSGHVMKLSEIQETVTVSKIQQKPQSLKDGIQRFATDLVEMSLGSALRDLQKGVSSCTTTLCHLAARLTSSVFQMAFQEIGMRRAYVLKERAINGLAGFLVGEAVSGALKDFLTVKKQMFNSTVTQFAADLAEELVYEGMMEVCQFSHPSTPLTPSDWSFSVGEEDDEEVVSSYASDLSESVLQEAFIELSQADVAFTTQAAISVSLDNTFNVSTDETHTTCSTAADHQPNPPEEGPSPSGEDGCTVKKALFCVSGMASCVPVPQAGQALFHDSEEICQCKISLAHTSQTSPKRSCSSESRMVTTAASDATAATQTDLLPKTPFHNLSGNMVDMIVSEACELMTATKMKKKVEDCADFLSKAIVGRGPPSRQEGTVTDQTSHSSLHPHSQNPGRVTCESGSRSSRAVSETRPVMMKDTLEIPGLEMDGREGRKMASGEEMVPGTGCKSSGTPGTPPSTPQHPNKVSQEKQIKQFSKKLKGKLAKEFSPATPPPTPHYQPGPEPKESPSEMDKADFMLKLMRSLSEEADGNEEDEGGVEGLNSGTETGNCPQPELNLLVGGHKMADKGALHYAERLACHIVSMATEMGTLGGVEDRGRRTVEERRDSVAQFSEQTLNTLWIYAGEVAGEVISDVKRIMGSGQCRQRSVKRASQDWSGECPHHHNQLQPSEHSRGCRVGHLAEQWSGDLLSSVLHPSISTSTASSGLSSDYPSCESVTDEYAGYLIRLLKKEGGSRELVLDQYASRLAYRSIKLGLAHAARNMKKRPSSSRHHSSRRLHQDGCRGPNAELSVPMDEAGRVGSPSSDSDDGSQREYMELVNFAELLAYNITCDVTRKLCVSSDRLPKSLTDSCLYQKFKLEDMAENLIRNSFSCPLLANEGKGRQYHSTGCLDDGGYSSGVMQVMEHYARKIVDDTLEMGLASAGHPAQQGPDRHAHSERPSEGGAVGSVLGETTCRYCQVIECPFCSWPSRQYILGAGAGQRRRPDGEVGVCGLEIPEIHIDLDRRAVFAEEIVTTAMEGAKRELSNTSLNADSGIGHDGPSFAESLTAEIMTSALSNACQTANLSSPGREATESTVSQQLSLSVGDDSLGSWSNLSFEDEHPDETSSFLHLSDSNGNSSSWSSLGLEGEMYEEHLSFSPTDSDCTEDKELETKDESCGSVRVDRGQAQAQRLLLVVNSELREITSDPQHMTFDPQLRSMLQWAAASIADLPMVQLGHSDSWDLQQLPAVVQRLKEREWRVGELLQALLRYCEETFTPPQSEPREETPQAGRALHHTPLFQWLLEHA; via the exons ATGGACGCCTGTGCCCGTATCCGAGGAGTTCCTCTCAGGACCAGAGCCTCCATCAGGAAAGAG ACGGTGCGTGACAGTGGGCCTCAGTGTTTGAAGAGCCTTCTGAGGAGCAGGAAGGAGCTGTGCAGCATGGGACTGGAGCTACAGACCAGAGACTCACCACGCCTGACTGAG ATCAATTTTGTGTGTTTGCCTGGCCTCTCTGAAGGGGAGGATCTAACTCTACAG GCCCTGTCGTCTCTCCCAGGGGACCTGGCGGAGCTCCTGAGGTCTCCCCACGTTACCAGCCTGAGGAACgaagaggtgctgctgctgaAGGACAGCAGGAAACCAGCCGACAGGAGGGACTCTACTACACAG cagtgcTCGCTAAAGGCGGTGTGTGTTGTAAGGCACAGCTCCAGCCCGAGTCAGGCCATTGTTGGTGTGTTGGTGGGCCTGCTGGGGCGTTATGCTGCGGGGGTCCGTTATGCCCTGGAGCTCCAGGCCCTCCACAGGGGCACGGCAGAACCCTGCCAGCCCGAGGACGATGACACCAACCAGTCTGTGTCTTCCATCGAAGATGACTTTGTCACTGCTCTGGAACACCTAGAAGAGGAGGCCACTGGAGAGAATAACAACG ccGATGACTCTTATCTCCATGGAAACCACCGTGATGTGGCCTCCCAGACAGTCCCTGCCCACAAGAGAGACAAGGTCCTATCAGGCTCCAGGATCATAATCAGCTCTTCCCACAGGATGTCCTCAACCAATCGTAGGCCTCCTCCAGAGGTGTCCGTTACCGTACAGTGCTCCAGAAGGGAAGATTCCCAGTGGACCCTCTGCAGCCCTAGAGCCCGGCTCCCCTCCCCCACACGTCCTGTCAGCGAATCAGAGGAGTCGGACGGGTCCAGCCCTAGTCCAATCATTTTTCTAGATGAGGTTGGCTACCAGAAAAGTCTCAAAGCGACACTGGACATCCCTCAGATCCCCGGGGGGCCGACGGACAGGGTGGAGGACTCTGACTCTGAGGTCAGCGAGTTCTTCGACAGCTTTGACCAGTTTGACGACCTAGACGAGCTGAGCTCAGAGAGCTGTACACTCACCTTGCCTTTAGACCCGACTTCCTCTGTTATCATTACCGGCCCAGACCAGAAGAAGAAGTACTCTGGTACTGGCAAGTCAGGGTCCAAGAAAGTGTCCCGAAGCTGTTCCACCATGAACCCTCACCGGTTTGACCAGCGCACCCTCCCTGCGAATGTGAAGAAGCCCACCCCACTCAGAAGTCCCCTCCCCCTTGGCTCTCCATATGGATCCCCTGACTCCCCCCGGCCGGCCCGGACCTCCTGTGAGGAAGGTGGAGGTCCTCTGTTCAGCCCCGTTAGCTCCTCAGCCTTCAGCCCACTCGGAGATGGAGCTCTGGATTACTtctggaagacagagggagatggaggagatgagTCAGAGCTAAAGAAACCCCAGGACCTGTGTTCCCTCTACAAGACTTACTCAGACTTTGCCAGCAGTCTGTCCAAGGAGATCCTGGGCTCCGTGTGTGGATACCAGTCTCCCGTGAACCTCAACGACAACAAGAACCTGAGCTGTGTCTGTCACAAGGAGTTCCAGAACCAGTCTGGACACGTCATGAAGCTGTCTGAGATCCAGGAGACGGTGACTGTCTCCAAGATTCAGCAGAAGCCCCAGTCTCTGAAGGACGGCATCCAGAGGTTCGCTACAGACTTGGTAGAGATGAGTCTGGGCAGCGCTCTGAGAGACCTGCAGAAGGGAGTGTCCTCTTGCACCACCACCCTCTGCCACCTGGCTGCCAGACTCACCTCGTCTGTCTTCCAGATGGCCTTCCAGGAGATCGGCATGCGCCGCGCCTACGTCCTGAAGGAACGGGCCATCAACGGGCTGGCTGGGTTCTTGGTGGGAGAGGCAGTGTCGGGCGCTCTGAAGGACTTCCTGACCGTGAAGAAGCAGATGTTCAACAGCACCGTGACTCAGTTTGCCGCCGACCTGGCGGAGGAGCTAGTGTATGAGGGGATGATGGAAGTGTGTCAGTTctcccacccctccacccccctcaccCCCAGTGACTGGTCCTTCAGCGTGGGGGAGGAGGACGATGAGGAGGTGGTGTCCTCCTATGCCTCGGACCTCTCTGAGTCTGTCCTCCAGGAGGCCTTCATCGAACTGTCCCAGGCTGACGTGGCCTTCACCACCCAAGCAGCCATCAGTGTCTCTCTGGACAACACATTCAACGTCAGCACTGACGAAACACACACTACCTGCAGTACTGCTGCTGACCACCAGCCTAACCCTCCCGAGGAAGGCCCAAGTCCATCAGGGGAGGATGGCTGTACTGTGAAGAAGGCTCTGTTCTGTGTGTCTGGGATGGCCAGCTGTGTACCTGTCCCCCAGGCAGGCCAGGCCCTCTTCCACGACTCAGAAGAGATCTGCCAGTGTAAGATCAGCCTGGCCCACACCTCCCAGACCAGCCCCAAGAGGAGCTGCAGCTCAGAGAGCAGAATGGTGACCACAGCCGCCTCTGATGCTACTGCTGCCACACAGACTGACCTGCTGCCAAAGACCCCCTTTCACAACTTATCTGGCAACATGGTGGATATGATAGTGAGTGAAGCGTGTGAGCTGATGACTGCCACAAAGATGAAGAAGAAGGTGGAGGACTGTGCTGACTTCCTTTCTAAAGCCATTGTTGGTCGGGGACCTCCATCCAGACAGGAGGGTACTGTCACTGACCagacctcccactcctctctccaccctcattCTCAGAACCCAGGGAGAGTGACCTGTGAGTCAGGCTCCAGGTCCAGCAGAGCTGTCTCAGAGACCCGGCCTGTGATGATGAAGGATACTTTAGAGATTCCAGGGTTGGAGATGGACGGCCGGGAAGGCAGGAAGATGGCCTCCGGTGAGGAGATGGTTCCCGGCACTGGTTGCAAGTCCAGCGGGACCCCTGGGAcgcccccctccaccccccagcaTCCCAACAAGGTGTCCCAGGAGAAGCAGATCAAGCAGTTTTCCAAGAAGCTGAAAGGCAAACTGGCCAAGGAGTTCTCTCCcgccacccctcctcccaccccaCACTACCAGCCAGGGCCTGAGCCCAAAGAGTCTCCCTCTGAGATGGACAAGGCTGACTTCATGCTCAAACTGATGAGGTCTCTGTCTGAGGAGGCAGACGGGAACGAGGAAGACGAGGGTGGAGTAGAAGGGCTTAACTCTGGAACCGAGACAGGAAACTGTCCACAGCCAGAACTCAACCTATTGGTTGGAGGACACAAGATGGCCGACAAGGGAGCCCTCCATTATGCAGAGCGCCTGGCGTGCCACATCGTCTCCATGGCGACAGAGATGGGCACTCTGGGAGGAGTGGAGGATAGAGGTAGGAGGacggtggaggagagaagagacagcgtGGCCCAGTTCTCGGAGCAGACCCTTAACACGCTGTGGATCTACGCTGGCGAGGTGGCAGGAGAGGTGATCAGTGACGTGAAGAGGATAATGGGGTCAGGACAGTGTCGTCAAAGATCAGTCAAACGAGCCAGCCAGGACTGGTCAGGGGAATGCCCTCACCACCACAACCAACTCCAGCCCAGTGAACACAGCAGGGGCTGCAGAGTGGGTCATCTGGCTGAACAGTGGTCTGgtgacctcctctcctctgtcctccacccgTCAATTTCCACATCTACTGCCAGCTCTGGCCTGTCCTCTGACTACCCCAGCTGTGAAAGTGTGACAGATGAGTATGCTGGATACCTCATCAGGCTGCTGAAGAAAGAGGGAGGCAGCAGGGAGCTGGTCCTGGATCAGTATGCCAGCCGTCTGGCCTATCGCTCCATCAAACTGGGCCTGGCCCATGCTGCCCGCAACATGAAGAAGAGACCCTCCTCCTCcaggcaccactcctccaggagGCTCCACCAGGATGGCTGCAGGGGGCCCAACGCTGAGCTGTCTGTACCCATGGACGAAGCAGGGAGAGTGGGATCTCCTTCCAGCGACTCTGATGATGGGAGCCAGAGGGAGTACATGGAGCTGGTGAACTTCGCAGAGTTGTTGGCGTACAACATCACCTGTGACGTCACACGCAAACTCTGTGTGTCGTCAGACCGACTACCCAAGTCCCTGACTGACTCGTGTCTGTATCAGAAATTCAAGCTGGAGGACATGGCAGAGAACCTGATCAGGAACTCCTTTTCATGCCCCCTGCTGGCCAACGAGGGAAAGGGCAGGCAGTAccacagcacaggctgcctggACGACGGAGGCTACAGCAGTGGAGTCATGCAG GTCATGGAGCACTATGCCAGGAAGATAGTGGACGACACGCTGGAGATGGGCCTGGCCTCGGCCGGACACCCAGCCCAACAGGGTCCAGACAGACACGCCCACTCTGAGAGACCGTCTGAGGGGGGAGCAGTGGGCTCTGTGCTGGGGGAGACAACCTGCCGATACTGCCAG GTCATCGAGTGTCCGTTCTGCTCGTGGCCTAGCAGGCAGTACATCCTTGGGGCAGGAGCAGGCCAGAGGAGGAGGCCAGACGGGGAGGTGGGGGTGTGTGGCCTGGAGATCCCTGAGATCCACATCGATCTGGACCGCAGGGCAGTGTTCGCAGAGGAGATCGTCACTACGGCAATGGAGGGGGCGAAACGAGAGCTGAGCAACACCAGCCTGAATGCTGACAGCGGGATCGGACACGACGGGCCAAGCTTTGCCGAGAGTCTGACCGCAGAGATCATGACGTCCGCGCTGTCCAACGCATGCCAGACTGCCAACCTCAG CTCTCCAGGCAGGGAGGCCACAGAGTCCACCGTGTCCCAGCAGCTCAGTCTGAGTGTGGGAGATGACAGTCTGGGCAGCTGGTCCAACCTTAGCTTTGAGGACGAGCACCCCGACGAGACCAGCAGCTTCCTGCACCTCAGCGACAG CAATGGGAACAGCAGTAGTTGGAGCAGCctggggttagagggagagatgtaTGAGGAGCACCTGTCCTTCTCTCCTACCGACAG